The proteins below are encoded in one region of Bacteroides uniformis:
- a CDS encoding AAA domain-containing protein: MKEQDSNSPIIHLQQQQLLLRMEYEYEKEEFKRQTENMGIARKVKRGLCWYPATPGRSYYNSLNQLVIEITHTENTDIEHNFEFGRPVCFFRQSADGKITYMNFTATVSYADETRMVAIMPGAGAVMEVQETDNLGVQLYFDETSYRTMFEALEDTLRSKGNRLAELRDILLGTSKAGFRELYPVRFPWLNSTQETAVNKVLCARDVAIVHGPPGTGKTTTLVEAIYETLHREPQVLVCAQSNTAVDWISEKLVDRGVNVLRIGNPTRVNDKMLSFTYERRFENHPLYPELWSIRKNLRELGSRARRGSYDEREGVRSRMSRLRDRATALEIQINSELFDGAHVIASTLVSSNHRLLNGRRFGTLFIDEAAQALEAACWIAIRKADRVVLAGDHCQLPPTIKCYEAARGGLERTLMEKVVSNKPAVVSLLKVQYRMHEEIMKFPSQWFYNGELEAASEVRYRGILDWDTPIHWIDTSEMDFKEEFVGETFGRINKAEADLLLSELKIYINRISGNRILEEKIDFGIISPYKAQVQYLRNKIKADASLKPYRSLFTVNTVDGFQGQERDVIFISLVRANEEGQIGFLNDLRRMNVAITRARMKLVILGEAETLKHHGFYRKLLEFIQNIGNQ, encoded by the coding sequence ATGAAGGAACAAGATTCAAATAGTCCTATTATTCACCTCCAGCAGCAACAACTTTTGCTGCGCATGGAATACGAATACGAAAAAGAGGAATTCAAACGCCAAACCGAAAACATGGGGATTGCCCGGAAAGTGAAACGGGGACTTTGCTGGTATCCTGCCACTCCGGGACGAAGTTACTATAATTCACTGAATCAATTAGTAATAGAAATTACACACACAGAAAATACCGATATAGAACATAATTTTGAGTTCGGCCGTCCCGTATGTTTTTTCCGCCAGTCTGCCGATGGAAAAATAACCTATATGAACTTCACCGCTACCGTAAGCTATGCCGACGAGACACGGATGGTAGCGATAATGCCCGGAGCCGGTGCCGTTATGGAAGTGCAGGAAACGGACAACCTCGGCGTGCAACTTTATTTCGACGAAACATCCTATCGGACCATGTTCGAAGCCTTGGAAGATACGTTACGCTCCAAAGGCAACCGCCTGGCCGAATTGCGGGACATATTGCTGGGAACCTCGAAAGCCGGTTTCCGAGAGCTCTACCCCGTACGGTTTCCCTGGCTGAACTCCACGCAGGAGACAGCTGTAAACAAAGTGCTGTGTGCCCGCGACGTGGCCATTGTACATGGTCCTCCGGGAACCGGAAAAACGACCACCTTAGTGGAAGCCATCTATGAAACCCTGCATCGGGAACCGCAGGTACTGGTATGTGCCCAAAGCAATACTGCCGTCGACTGGATTTCGGAAAAACTTGTGGACCGTGGCGTCAATGTCCTGCGTATCGGCAATCCGACCCGTGTCAACGACAAGATGCTTTCCTTTACCTACGAGCGTCGTTTCGAGAACCATCCGCTTTATCCGGAACTGTGGAGCATCCGGAAAAATCTCCGTGAACTGGGCAGCCGTGCCCGCCGTGGCAGCTATGACGAACGCGAAGGAGTACGCAGCCGTATGAGCCGCCTGCGCGACCGCGCCACCGCATTGGAAATACAAATCAATTCAGAGCTTTTTGATGGGGCACATGTCATAGCCTCCACGCTGGTAAGCAGCAATCACCGGCTACTGAACGGACGCCGTTTCGGCACCCTTTTCATTGATGAAGCAGCCCAGGCCTTAGAGGCTGCCTGCTGGATAGCTATCCGAAAAGCAGACCGCGTGGTATTGGCGGGTGACCACTGCCAACTTCCGCCCACCATAAAATGCTACGAAGCCGCCCGTGGAGGTCTGGAACGAACATTGATGGAGAAAGTGGTGTCCAACAAACCTGCCGTTGTCTCTTTGCTGAAAGTACAATACCGCATGCACGAGGAAATCATGAAATTTCCTTCCCAATGGTTTTATAATGGCGAGTTGGAAGCCGCTTCCGAAGTGCGTTACCGGGGCATCCTGGACTGGGATACCCCCATCCACTGGATTGACACCTCCGAAATGGATTTCAAAGAAGAATTTGTGGGAGAGACTTTCGGGCGCATTAATAAGGCGGAAGCGGACCTGCTCCTATCAGAACTGAAAATCTACATCAACCGTATCAGTGGCAACCGCATTCTGGAAGAAAAAATAGACTTCGGCATCATCTCCCCTTACAAGGCACAAGTGCAATATCTCCGCAACAAGATAAAGGCAGACGCTTCACTCAAGCCTTATCGCAGCTTGTTCACTGTAAATACGGTGGATGGCTTCCAAGGGCAAGAGCGCGATGTTATCTTCATCAGCCTTGTCCGTGCCAACGAAGAAGGGCAGATAGGATTCCTGAATGATTTAAGGAGAATGAATGTAGCCATCACCCGGGCACGTATGAAGCTGGTGATATTGGGAGAGGCAGAGACGCTGAAACATCACGGTTTTTACCGGAAGCTATTGGAGTTTATTCAAAATATAGGGAATCAATAA
- the ilvC gene encoding ketol-acid reductoisomerase, translating into MAQLNFGGVIENVMTREEFPLEKAREILKDETIAVIGYGVQGPGQACNLRDNGFNVIVGQRPGKTYEKAVADGWVPGETLFGIEEACQKGTIIMCLLSDAAVMSVWPTIKPYLTPGKALYFSHGFAITWNDRTGVVPPKDIDVIMVAPKGSGTSLRTMFLEGRGLNSSYAVYQDATGKAFDKTIALGIGIGSGYLFETTFIREATSDLTGERGSLMGAIQGLLLAQYEVLRENGHTPSEAFNETVEELTQSLMPLFAKNGMDWMYANCSTTAQRGALDWMTPFHDAIKPVVQKLYASVKSGNEAQISIDSNSKPDYREKLNAELKALRESEMWQTAVTVRKLRPENN; encoded by the coding sequence ATGGCACAATTGAATTTTGGCGGTGTTATTGAGAATGTAATGACCCGCGAAGAATTTCCTTTGGAAAAAGCACGTGAGATTTTGAAAGATGAAACAATTGCAGTAATCGGTTATGGCGTACAAGGCCCGGGCCAGGCTTGCAACTTGCGTGATAACGGTTTCAATGTGATTGTAGGACAACGTCCGGGCAAGACATACGAAAAGGCTGTGGCTGACGGATGGGTACCGGGTGAGACTTTGTTCGGCATCGAAGAGGCTTGTCAGAAAGGTACTATCATCATGTGTCTGTTGTCTGACGCAGCTGTAATGTCTGTATGGCCGACTATCAAACCTTATTTGACTCCCGGAAAGGCTCTTTACTTCTCTCATGGTTTTGCTATTACCTGGAACGACCGTACCGGCGTGGTTCCTCCTAAAGATATTGATGTTATTATGGTTGCTCCCAAAGGTTCCGGTACTTCACTTCGTACCATGTTCCTCGAGGGTCGTGGCTTGAACTCATCATATGCCGTCTATCAGGATGCTACGGGTAAGGCTTTTGACAAGACGATTGCACTGGGTATCGGCATCGGTTCGGGATATTTGTTCGAGACAACTTTCATCCGTGAAGCCACTTCCGACTTGACCGGTGAACGTGGTTCCTTGATGGGTGCTATCCAGGGATTACTGTTGGCTCAGTATGAGGTATTGCGCGAAAACGGCCATACTCCTTCTGAAGCATTCAATGAAACAGTGGAAGAGTTGACTCAATCTTTGATGCCATTGTTTGCCAAGAATGGTATGGACTGGATGTATGCCAACTGTTCTACTACGGCACAGCGTGGTGCGCTGGATTGGATGACCCCGTTCCATGATGCCATCAAGCCGGTTGTACAGAAATTGTATGCAAGTGTGAAGTCGGGTAACGAAGCTCAGATTTCTATCGACAGTAACTCCAAACCCGATTATCGTGAGAAGCTGAATGCAGAATTGAAAGCCTTGCGTGAAAGCGAAATGTGGCAGACAGCTGTTACAGTTCGTAAACTTCGTCCGGAAAACAATTAA
- a CDS encoding acyl-[acyl-carrier-protein] thioesterase: MSENNKIGTYKFVAEPFHVDFTGRLTMGVLGNHLLNCAGFHASDRGFGIATLNEDNYTWVLSRLAVELDEMPYQYEDFSIQTWVENVYRLFTDRNFAIIDKEGKKIGYARSVWAMISMNTRKPADLLALHSGSIVDYVCDEPCPIEKPSRIKVASKEPVAALVAKYSDIDINGHVNSIRYIEHILDLFPIEMYKEKRIRRFEMAYVAESYYGDELTLFMDDAGEGVYDVEVKKNGSEVVCRSKVMFTEK; encoded by the coding sequence ATGAGCGAGAACAATAAAATAGGTACCTACAAGTTTGTTGCCGAACCGTTTCATGTCGACTTTACCGGACGGCTGACAATGGGAGTATTGGGCAACCATTTGTTGAATTGTGCGGGTTTCCATGCCAGCGACCGCGGTTTTGGCATCGCGACTCTAAACGAGGACAATTATACTTGGGTATTGTCCCGTCTGGCTGTCGAACTGGATGAAATGCCTTATCAGTACGAAGATTTCTCCATTCAGACTTGGGTGGAGAATGTCTATCGCCTTTTTACAGACCGTAATTTCGCTATCATCGATAAGGAGGGCAAGAAGATTGGGTATGCACGTTCCGTTTGGGCGATGATTAGCATGAATACCCGTAAGCCGGCAGATTTGCTGGCTCTTCATAGTGGCAGCATTGTAGATTATGTTTGCGATGAGCCTTGCCCGATAGAAAAACCTTCGCGGATAAAGGTGGCCTCAAAGGAACCGGTTGCTGCTTTGGTAGCCAAATACAGTGATATTGACATTAACGGGCATGTGAACAGCATCCGTTACATTGAGCATATCCTTGATTTGTTCCCGATAGAGATGTATAAGGAGAAGCGCATCCGTCGTTTTGAAATGGCATATGTAGCCGAAAGCTATTATGGGGATGAGTTGACTTTGTTCATGGATGATGCCGGTGAGGGCGTTTACGATGTGGAGGTGAAAAAGAATGGCAGCGAAGTGGTCTGTCGCTCTAAAGTGATGTTTACAGAGAAATAA
- the ilvN gene encoding acetolactate synthase small subunit, which yields MDKKLYTIIVHSENFAGLLNQVTAVFTRRQINIESLNVSASSIKGVHKYTITAWTDKDTIEKVTKQITKKIDVLQAHYFTDDEIYQHEIALYKITTPTLEEKPEVSKVIRKYNARIVEVNAVFAIVEKNGMSEEITNLYEELRQLDCVLQFVRSGRVAITTSCFERVNEYLADREAKYRQSKHQES from the coding sequence ATGGATAAAAAACTATATACAATCATTGTTCATTCGGAAAACTTTGCCGGTTTGCTGAATCAGGTGACGGCTGTGTTTACCCGCCGGCAGATAAACATCGAGAGTTTGAATGTATCGGCCTCCTCCATCAAGGGGGTACATAAATATACCATTACCGCTTGGACGGATAAGGATACCATTGAAAAGGTGACCAAGCAGATTACCAAGAAAATAGATGTGCTGCAAGCCCATTATTTCACGGATGATGAAATCTATCAGCACGAGATTGCCCTTTATAAAATAACGACCCCTACGCTGGAAGAAAAACCGGAGGTGTCCAAAGTAATCCGTAAGTACAATGCCCGTATTGTGGAGGTGAATGCTGTATTTGCCATTGTTGAGAAGAATGGCATGAGTGAGGAAATAACCAATCTTTATGAGGAGTTGCGCCAGTTGGATTGCGTACTTCAGTTCGTCCGTTCGGGTCGCGTAGCCATTACGACCAGCTGCTTTGAGCGTGTCAATGAATATCTGGCGGACCGTGAAGCAAAATATCGTCAAAGTAAACACCAGGAATCATGA
- the ilvB gene encoding biosynthetic-type acetolactate synthase large subunit, translating to MADNNKKSNFSSLSQGEGRGEALITGAEALMRSLEHQGVKTIFGYPGGSIMPVFDALYDHRKELNHILVRHEQGATHAAQGFARVSGEVGVCLVTSGPGATNTITGIADAMIDSTPIVVIAGQVGTNFLGTDAFQEVDLVGITQPITKWSYQIRRAEDVAWAVARAFYVAKSGRPGPVVLDFAKNAQVEKTEYAPTKVDYVRSYLPVPEMEPEAIRQAAELINGAERPLVLVGQGVELGEAQQELRAFIEKAGMPAGCTLLGLSALPTDHPLNKGMLGMHGNLGPNINTNKCDVLIAVGMRFDDRVTGKLETYAKQAKIIHFDIDPAEIDKNVKTDVAVLGDCKETLAAVTQLLEPANHQEWIDSFRQYEEVEEEKVIRPELHPAGKALSMGEVVRAVSEATHNEAILVTDVGQNQMMSARYFKYSKERSIVTSGGLGTMGFGLPAAIGATFGRPDRTVCVFMGDGGLQMNLQELGTIMEQKAPVKMILLNNNFLGNVRQWQAMFFNRRYSFTPMMNPDYMKIASAYDIPARRVMTREELAKAIDEMIATDGPFLLEACVEEEGNVMPMTPPGGSVNQMLLEC from the coding sequence ATGGCTGATAATAATAAAAAGAGTAACTTTTCCTCCCTCTCCCAAGGAGAGGGTCGGGGTGAGGCTCTAATAACAGGCGCAGAAGCATTGATGCGCTCTCTGGAGCATCAGGGAGTAAAGACTATTTTCGGTTATCCGGGAGGGAGCATCATGCCGGTATTCGATGCCTTATACGACCACCGGAAGGAATTGAACCACATCTTGGTTCGCCATGAACAAGGAGCAACCCATGCGGCACAAGGCTTTGCACGTGTATCAGGCGAGGTTGGCGTTTGTCTGGTTACCAGTGGACCGGGTGCTACCAATACTATCACGGGCATTGCAGATGCCATGATTGACAGTACGCCTATCGTTGTCATTGCCGGCCAGGTAGGGACGAACTTCTTGGGTACGGATGCATTTCAAGAAGTGGACTTGGTAGGCATTACTCAGCCTATCACGAAATGGAGTTACCAGATTCGTCGTGCAGAAGATGTGGCCTGGGCAGTGGCACGTGCTTTCTATGTGGCAAAGAGCGGACGTCCGGGACCGGTCGTGCTGGATTTTGCTAAAAACGCCCAAGTGGAGAAAACAGAATATGCGCCTACTAAGGTGGACTATGTCCGTAGCTATCTTCCAGTTCCCGAAATGGAGCCGGAGGCCATACGGCAGGCTGCTGAATTAATAAATGGTGCGGAACGGCCTTTGGTGCTGGTAGGACAAGGCGTGGAGCTGGGAGAAGCCCAGCAAGAGCTTCGTGCTTTCATTGAGAAAGCCGGAATGCCTGCCGGATGCACTTTATTGGGACTTTCCGCATTGCCTACGGACCATCCGTTGAACAAAGGAATGCTTGGTATGCACGGTAACCTGGGGCCCAATATCAATACCAATAAATGTGATGTCCTTATCGCCGTAGGCATGCGCTTTGATGACCGTGTGACGGGTAAATTGGAAACATATGCCAAGCAGGCGAAGATTATCCACTTTGATATTGACCCTGCCGAAATAGATAAGAATGTAAAGACTGATGTTGCTGTCCTGGGAGATTGCAAAGAGACACTGGCTGCCGTTACCCAATTGCTGGAACCCGCCAACCATCAGGAATGGATTGACAGTTTCCGGCAATACGAGGAAGTGGAAGAGGAAAAGGTAATCCGTCCGGAATTACATCCGGCAGGAAAAGCGCTAAGCATGGGTGAGGTGGTGCGTGCTGTGAGTGAGGCTACCCATAACGAGGCGATATTGGTGACTGATGTCGGCCAGAATCAGATGATGTCCGCCCGTTATTTCAAATACAGCAAGGAACGTAGCATTGTTACTTCCGGTGGCCTGGGTACTATGGGCTTCGGCCTTCCGGCAGCTATCGGTGCCACTTTTGGACGTCCGGACCGCACGGTATGCGTATTCATGGGAGACGGCGGCTTGCAGATGAACCTGCAGGAACTGGGTACCATCATGGAACAAAAGGCTCCGGTGAAGATGATTCTGTTGAACAATAACTTCCTGGGCAATGTTCGTCAATGGCAGGCGATGTTCTTCAATCGTCGTTATTCGTTTACTCCGATGATGAATCCGGATTATATGAAGATTGCTTCGGCATATGATATTCCTGCACGCAGGGTAATGACCCGCGAGGAGCTGGCAAAAGCGATTGACGAGATGATAGCGACTGACGGACCATTCCTGCTCGAAGCTTGTGTGGAGGAAGAAGGAAATGTAATGCCGATGACACCTCCGGGCGGTTCGGTCAATCAGATGTTGTTGGAATGCTGA
- the ilvD gene encoding dihydroxy-acid dehydratase yields MKHQLRSSFSTQGRRMAGARALWTANGMKKEQMGKPIIAIVNSFTQFVPGHVHLHEIGQFVKEEIEKLGCFAAEFNTIAIDDGIAMGHDGMLYSLPSRDIIADSVEYMVNAHKADAMVCISNCDKITPGMLMAAMRLNIPTVFVSGGPMEAGEWNGQHLDLIDAMIKSADESVGDKEVAQIEQHACPTCGCCSGMFTANSMNCLNEAIGLALPGNGTIVATHENRKRLFEDAAKLIVANAFRYYEEGDESVLPRSIATREAFLNAMTLDIAMGGSTNTVLHLLAVAHEAGADFKMDDIDMLSRKTPCLCKVAPNTQKYHVQDVNRAGGIIAIMDELAKGGLVDTNVRRVDGMTLAEAIDRYSITSSNVCKEAIKKYSSAAAGKFNLVLGSQNASYKELDTDRATGCIRDLEHAYSKDGGLAVLKGNIAQDGCVVKTAGVDESIWKFTGPAKVFDSQDAACDGILGGKVVSGDVVVITHEGPKGGPGMQEMLYPTSYIKSRHLGKECALITDGRFSGGTSGLSIGHVSPEAAAGGNIGKIKDGDIIEIDIPNRSINVKLTDEELAARPMTPVTRNREVSKALKAYASMVSSADKGAVRLID; encoded by the coding sequence ATGAAGCATCAGTTACGCAGCTCGTTCAGCACACAAGGTCGCCGCATGGCGGGAGCCCGTGCATTGTGGACGGCGAATGGTATGAAGAAGGAACAGATGGGTAAGCCCATTATCGCTATAGTCAATTCATTTACACAATTCGTCCCCGGGCATGTACACCTGCACGAAATAGGCCAGTTTGTAAAGGAAGAGATTGAAAAGCTGGGGTGTTTTGCTGCGGAGTTCAATACGATTGCCATTGACGACGGTATCGCTATGGGACACGACGGTATGCTTTATTCCCTGCCTTCAAGAGATATCATTGCCGATAGTGTGGAGTATATGGTAAATGCCCATAAGGCGGATGCTATGGTTTGCATCAGTAACTGTGACAAGATTACTCCGGGGATGTTGATGGCGGCTATGAGGCTGAATATACCGACTGTGTTTGTTTCAGGCGGTCCGATGGAAGCCGGGGAATGGAACGGACAGCATTTGGATTTGATTGATGCCATGATTAAATCTGCTGATGAAAGTGTGGGCGATAAAGAGGTGGCACAGATTGAGCAACATGCCTGCCCCACTTGCGGATGCTGCTCAGGCATGTTTACCGCTAATTCCATGAATTGCCTGAATGAAGCGATTGGATTGGCACTGCCCGGTAACGGCACGATTGTAGCCACTCACGAAAATCGCAAGAGACTGTTTGAGGATGCAGCTAAGTTGATTGTAGCGAATGCCTTTAGATATTATGAAGAAGGGGATGAGAGTGTACTCCCGCGCAGTATTGCTACTCGCGAGGCATTTTTGAATGCCATGACGCTGGATATTGCGATGGGCGGTTCCACTAATACAGTACTTCATTTGTTGGCTGTGGCTCACGAAGCCGGAGCGGATTTTAAGATGGACGACATTGACATGCTCTCTCGCAAGACCCCCTGCTTATGCAAGGTAGCTCCCAATACCCAAAAGTATCATGTACAAGACGTTAACCGTGCCGGTGGCATCATTGCCATCATGGATGAGCTTGCCAAGGGCGGATTGGTCGATACGAATGTCCGCCGTGTGGATGGAATGACGTTGGCAGAGGCAATCGACCGGTATAGTATTACCAGCTCTAATGTATGTAAAGAGGCAATCAAGAAATACTCCAGTGCGGCAGCCGGAAAGTTCAATCTGGTACTCGGCTCACAAAATGCGTCTTATAAGGAACTCGATACGGACCGTGCGACCGGTTGTATCCGTGATTTGGAACATGCATACAGCAAGGATGGCGGTCTGGCGGTTTTGAAGGGAAATATAGCTCAGGACGGTTGCGTTGTCAAGACTGCCGGTGTAGACGAGAGTATCTGGAAATTTACGGGGCCAGCGAAAGTCTTCGACTCACAAGATGCGGCTTGTGACGGTATTCTGGGTGGAAAGGTGGTCAGTGGAGACGTCGTCGTCATCACTCACGAAGGGCCGAAAGGTGGACCGGGTATGCAAGAGATGCTTTATCCTACTTCTTATATCAAATCCCGCCATCTGGGTAAGGAGTGTGCATTGATTACCGACGGGCGTTTCAGTGGTGGTACTTCCGGACTAAGTATCGGACATGTTTCTCCCGAAGCGGCTGCCGGTGGTAATATCGGCAAGATTAAGGATGGGGACATTATCGAAATTGATATACCGAACCGTTCTATCAATGTGAAGTTGACGGATGAAGAGCTTGCAGCACGCCCTATGACTCCGGTAACCCGCAACCGTGAAGTCTCCAAAGCATTGAAAGCATATGCCAGTATGGTGAGTTCCGCTGACAAAGGGGCTGTGAGGCTGATTGATTAA
- a CDS encoding FKBP-type peptidyl-prolyl cis-trans isomerase — translation METVENKYITVAYKLYSIENGEKDFEEEAPVEHPFQFISGLGMTLEPFEAQIKDLQIGDKFDFTIPASEAYGEYDDDHVIDLPKEIFMIEGEFDSDRVVEGAVIPLMTSEGQRINGSVVEVKEDIVVMDMNHPLAGCDLNFTGEVVESRLATNEELAEVARMMGGGCGSCGCGDCGDGCGDHECGGGCCH, via the coding sequence ATGGAAACAGTAGAAAACAAGTACATCACCGTAGCATATAAGCTGTACTCAATCGAAAACGGAGAAAAAGATTTCGAAGAAGAAGCACCCGTAGAGCATCCTTTTCAGTTTATCTCAGGTCTGGGAATGACACTCGAACCCTTTGAAGCCCAGATAAAAGACTTGCAAATAGGCGATAAATTCGACTTTACCATTCCGGCATCAGAAGCTTATGGTGAATATGACGACGACCATGTTATTGACCTCCCCAAAGAAATCTTCATGATAGAAGGAGAATTCGACAGCGATCGTGTAGTAGAAGGTGCCGTTATCCCCTTGATGACTTCTGAAGGTCAACGCATCAACGGAAGTGTGGTAGAAGTGAAGGAAGATATCGTCGTAATGGATATGAACCATCCGCTCGCAGGTTGTGACTTGAACTTCACTGGAGAAGTAGTGGAAAGCCGCCTGGCTACAAACGAAGAACTTGCCGAAGTCGCCCGTATGATGGGTGGCGGTTGCGGCAGCTGCGGTTGTGGTGACTGTGGCGACGGATGCGGCGACCATGAATGTGGAGGCGGATGCTGCCACTAG
- a CDS encoding L-cysteine desulfidase family protein, translating into MTKTERQQIIDLVKSEVVPAIGCTEPIAVALCVAKAAEVLGRHPEKITVLLSANILKNAMGVGIPGTGMIGLPIAVALGALIGKSEYQLEVLKDCNPDAVEEGRRFIDEKRIHIALKDGIKEKLYVEVCCEVGDEKSTAIIAGGHTSFVYMARNGEVLLNKQAVASTEKEEGALDLSLRKVYDFALTAPLDEIRFILETARLNKAAAESSFEGDYGHGLGKILRGTYEHKVMGDSVFSHILSYTSGACDARMAGAMIPVMSNSGSGNQGISATLPVLIYAEENGKSEEELIRALMLSHLTVIYIKQSLGRLSALCGCVVAATGSSCGITWLMGGTYEQVAYAVQNMIANLTGMICDGAKPSCALKVTTGVSTAVLSAIMAMENRCVTSVEGIIDEDVDQSIRNLTKIGSKGMNETDKLVLEIMTSK; encoded by the coding sequence ATGACAAAAACGGAAAGACAACAGATTATTGATTTGGTTAAATCCGAGGTCGTTCCTGCTATAGGTTGCACAGAACCTATAGCTGTGGCATTGTGTGTGGCAAAAGCTGCGGAAGTATTGGGCAGACATCCGGAAAAGATAACGGTTCTTTTAAGTGCCAATATCTTGAAGAACGCGATGGGCGTAGGAATTCCCGGTACAGGAATGATTGGGCTGCCTATTGCAGTAGCGCTTGGTGCCTTAATCGGTAAATCGGAATATCAACTGGAGGTATTGAAGGATTGTAATCCCGATGCCGTGGAAGAAGGAAGACGTTTTATAGATGAAAAGCGCATCCATATAGCACTGAAAGATGGCATTAAAGAGAAGCTTTATGTTGAAGTTTGTTGTGAGGTCGGGGATGAAAAGTCCACTGCTATCATTGCAGGTGGACACACTTCCTTTGTATACATGGCACGCAATGGGGAAGTGCTGTTGAACAAGCAGGCTGTTGCAAGCACAGAAAAGGAGGAAGGTGCGCTGGATTTAAGCTTGCGGAAAGTCTATGATTTTGCTTTGACGGCTCCGTTGGACGAAATTCGTTTTATCCTCGAAACGGCCCGTCTGAATAAGGCTGCCGCAGAAAGCTCTTTTGAGGGTGATTACGGACATGGCTTGGGAAAAATCCTTCGTGGTACTTACGAGCATAAGGTTATGGGGGACAGTGTTTTTTCCCATATTCTTTCTTATACTTCCGGTGCTTGCGATGCCCGTATGGCAGGAGCCATGATTCCGGTCATGAGTAATTCAGGAAGCGGTAATCAAGGTATATCCGCTACGTTGCCGGTTTTGATTTATGCCGAAGAAAACGGGAAATCAGAAGAAGAATTGATTCGTGCCTTGATGTTGAGCCATTTGACAGTAATCTATATCAAGCAGAGTTTGGGACGGTTATCCGCCTTATGCGGTTGTGTGGTTGCTGCCACTGGTTCCAGTTGCGGTATAACTTGGCTAATGGGGGGTACTTATGAGCAGGTGGCATATGCTGTACAGAACATGATTGCCAATCTTACCGGAATGATTTGTGATGGTGCCAAACCTAGTTGTGCATTGAAAGTGACTACCGGAGTTTCAACCGCAGTACTTTCAGCCATCATGGCCATGGAAAACCGTTGTGTAACTTCCGTAGAAGGTATTATTGATGAGGATGTGGATCAGAGTATCCGTAATCTGACAAAAATCGGTTCTAAAGGAATGAATGAAACGGATAAATTGGTATTGGAGATAATGACAAGTAAATAA
- a CDS encoding DUF4925 domain-containing protein, whose amino-acid sequence METIISWEIFLLTKYVFLSMKKNLFFLFALICSMSLFTACSDDDDDKIKDPVIGTWKVPAVELDENNSVIGGSVFMTWEAPEDTYLLFLPVSAIPSLAIQMGSVILPQVLQDVTLSADGNIVATYSSAGIDLSGEKPITPVWETSPADYATFKLQGNGKMLLFLNLEKIIADANTKADITTVISQLLELVKNGIPVNYALSNNNEEVKIFIDKELMTTIAAMGPAIAELIPDDPDALGSFGPMIKAILGDLPTAMSKTTKFELGLNLKK is encoded by the coding sequence ATGGAGACAATTATCTCTTGGGAGATTTTTTTATTAACTAAATATGTTTTTTTAAGTATGAAAAAGAATTTGTTTTTTTTATTTGCGTTGATTTGCTCTATGAGTTTGTTCACTGCTTGTAGTGATGACGACGATGATAAGATTAAAGACCCGGTTATTGGTACTTGGAAAGTTCCGGCTGTTGAATTGGATGAAAATAATTCGGTGATCGGAGGTAGTGTTTTTATGACATGGGAGGCACCTGAGGACACATATCTATTATTTTTGCCGGTAAGTGCTATTCCGTCGTTAGCTATACAGATGGGGTCTGTGATATTGCCGCAGGTATTGCAGGATGTTACTTTGAGTGCTGACGGTAATATAGTGGCCACTTATTCTTCTGCAGGGATAGATCTTTCAGGTGAGAAGCCAATAACTCCGGTATGGGAGACTTCACCGGCAGATTATGCAACCTTTAAATTGCAGGGGAATGGTAAAATGTTGCTTTTCCTGAATCTGGAAAAAATAATAGCCGATGCTAATACTAAAGCTGATATAACTACTGTTATATCTCAATTGTTGGAACTTGTGAAGAATGGAATCCCTGTGAATTATGCGTTGTCTAATAATAATGAAGAAGTGAAAATCTTTATTGATAAAGAACTTATGACTACTATTGCTGCTATGGGACCGGCAATTGCAGAATTGATTCCTGATGATCCGGATGCATTAGGTAGTTTTGGTCCTATGATAAAAGCTATATTGGGAGACCTTCCGACTGCAATGTCAAAAACTACAAAGTTTGAATTGGGTTTGAATTTGAAAAAGTAA